The Shewanella zhangzhouensis genome has a window encoding:
- a CDS encoding TapY2 family type IVa secretion system protein — translation MNKIIASVLLAVSLFCITCTTYAAKQDYKCFVDSLPKGERVIFYRWNEKDVQLRVASLPGTQLTDNKGKKYYIKTVEECVPFNNAFSSVKAQNIDKHTLR, via the coding sequence ATGAATAAGATCATAGCTTCTGTATTATTAGCTGTATCCTTGTTTTGTATTACGTGTACAACATATGCTGCGAAACAGGATTACAAGTGTTTTGTTGATAGTCTGCCGAAAGGCGAACGAGTAATATTTTACCGCTGGAATGAGAAGGATGTGCAACTGAGAGTTGCAAGCTTGCCCGGAACTCAGCTGACAGATAATAAAGGGAAGAAATATTATATTAAGACTGTCGAAGAGTGCGTTCCATTTAATAACGCATTCTCGAGTGTTAAGGCGCAGAATATAGATAAGCACACGTTACGATAA
- a CDS encoding GspH/FimT family pseudopilin — translation MHKNKQGFTLVELMVTIAVAAILITIGVPSLTSIYEQVRVDNNVKKIHDLFAFARNQAVSYGATVKICSFASATSCGTTADWSGGIRVYITDAANTDHELRAIDSFNGLDKVKASAVSMTFSADGLASGGTVTYCPNGKASDSQTVLISTSGLVSYGTNGNAC, via the coding sequence ATGCATAAGAATAAGCAAGGATTTACATTAGTCGAACTCATGGTCACCATTGCCGTGGCAGCAATTCTCATAACTATCGGTGTACCATCGTTAACATCAATCTATGAGCAAGTGCGGGTTGATAACAATGTTAAGAAGATTCATGACCTGTTTGCTTTCGCGCGAAACCAAGCTGTGAGCTACGGCGCTACAGTCAAGATCTGCTCTTTTGCTTCAGCAACTTCCTGTGGGACAACAGCAGACTGGAGTGGCGGTATAAGAGTTTATATTACTGATGCAGCTAACACTGATCACGAACTAAGAGCTATAGACAGTTTTAATGGTCTGGACAAAGTTAAAGCATCTGCAGTTTCAATGACTTTTTCCGCAGATGGACTGGCGTCTGGAGGCACAGTAACGTATTGCCCGAATGGCAAAGCCAGCGATTCACAGACGGTTCTTATAAGCACTAGTGGACTTGTGTCTTATGGTACCAACGGCAATGCTTGTTAA
- a CDS encoding GspH/FimT family pseudopilin has product MKHQTGFTLIELMITIAIASILLTIGLTQLTELHQAYRADAAIKVIQQTLQYARNTAISYGLRVTVCPLKDNQCTNDWHLGLAVFTDSGVSNQIDGNDKLLLQTGSFDSNDLMSYNRSAARFQPDGLASGSNGTFKYCPGSADSPYSKAVIINQAGRVRFSTEKNIDCTQ; this is encoded by the coding sequence ATGAAACATCAAACAGGCTTTACCCTCATTGAGCTAATGATAACAATCGCGATTGCAAGCATATTGCTTACTATCGGGCTCACTCAACTTACTGAGTTACATCAAGCTTACAGGGCTGATGCCGCGATAAAGGTCATTCAACAAACCTTGCAATACGCTAGAAATACAGCCATAAGTTATGGGCTTCGAGTGACCGTTTGCCCTCTGAAAGACAATCAATGCACGAATGACTGGCACCTGGGGCTAGCAGTCTTCACCGATTCAGGCGTTAGTAACCAGATAGATGGCAATGACAAATTACTGTTGCAAACAGGCTCTTTTGATAGCAATGACTTAATGTCCTACAACCGTTCCGCGGCACGTTTTCAGCCAGATGGGCTTGCATCGGGTAGCAACGGAACGTTCAAGTACTGCCCCGGTTCGGCAGACAGCCCTTATTCCAAAGCAGTGATAATTAATCAGGCAGGCAGAGTACGCTTCTCGACAGAGAAAAATATCGATTGCACTCAATAA
- the glnB gene encoding nitrogen regulatory protein P-II, which produces MKKVEAIIKPFKLDDVREALAEIGITGMTVSEVKGFGRQKGHTELYRGAEYMVDFLPKVKIELVIQDELLDQALDVIVDTARTGKIGDGKIFVTDVERVIRIRTGEENEEAV; this is translated from the coding sequence ATGAAAAAAGTCGAAGCCATAATCAAGCCTTTTAAGCTGGATGATGTGCGTGAAGCACTGGCTGAAATTGGCATAACTGGTATGACAGTATCTGAAGTGAAAGGCTTTGGTCGTCAGAAGGGGCACACAGAGTTATACCGAGGTGCAGAGTATATGGTCGACTTTCTGCCCAAAGTTAAGATTGAGTTGGTGATTCAGGATGAGCTTCTGGACCAGGCGCTTGATGTGATAGTTGACACAGCACGCACAGGTAAGATTGGCGACGGTAAAATTTTCGTCACCGACGTAGAGCGGGTCATCCGGATCCGTACTGGCGAAGAAAACGAAGAAGCAGTGTAA
- a CDS encoding NAD(P)/FAD-dependent oxidoreductase, which yields MGTKRIVIVGGGAGGLALASKLGRKLGLKSKADILLVDRSPIHIWKPKLHEVAVGAIDKSFEGLLYRDHGLKNGYRYQRGSLEALDPDAKTIQLSALYNEQQELLMGPRTIEYDYLVLALGGVSNSFNTPGAESHCIFLDSLQNAEQFHGQLLDGLMLLDETQSRLSIGIVGAGATGVELAAELHHVVESVREFGYQNISKQHLDIHLIEAAPKILPQLPDRVSGRAQAVLDKIGIHLHLGVQVKEVTKEGFTTQDGNLIRADIRVWAAGVKGPNVFSDLSKLPITPRNQVEVDACMRVKGHTDIYALGDCAQLILADGKPVPPRAQAASQMADTLYHNILNRLAGQAEAPFEYRDYGSLVSLSRFSAVGNLMGNLRRGDFFIEGHVARFMYLSLYHRHLSSLFGWFSALVYRLAQKLLRWQRPKLKLH from the coding sequence GTGGGCACAAAGCGAATAGTCATAGTAGGCGGTGGTGCGGGTGGGCTTGCGTTGGCCTCAAAATTGGGGAGAAAGCTCGGGCTGAAAAGCAAAGCCGACATTTTGCTCGTCGATAGAAGTCCAATTCATATCTGGAAACCTAAGCTGCACGAAGTGGCTGTGGGGGCCATAGATAAATCGTTTGAGGGGCTGCTCTACCGTGATCACGGGTTAAAAAATGGCTATCGCTATCAGCGCGGGTCGCTTGAAGCTCTGGACCCGGATGCAAAAACCATCCAATTGTCAGCGCTTTATAATGAACAGCAAGAACTGCTGATGGGCCCCCGCACCATAGAGTATGACTATCTGGTGCTCGCCCTTGGCGGTGTGTCCAACAGTTTCAATACCCCTGGCGCCGAGTCTCACTGTATTTTTCTCGATAGTCTGCAAAATGCAGAACAATTTCACGGACAATTACTCGATGGTCTAATGTTGCTCGATGAAACCCAGTCGCGCTTGAGTATAGGTATTGTTGGTGCCGGAGCGACGGGAGTTGAGCTTGCCGCTGAACTTCATCACGTTGTCGAATCCGTCAGAGAATTTGGCTATCAGAATATTTCCAAGCAGCACCTGGACATTCATCTTATCGAAGCCGCACCCAAAATTTTGCCACAGCTACCTGACAGGGTCAGTGGGCGTGCGCAGGCTGTCCTCGATAAAATCGGCATTCACTTACATCTGGGCGTACAGGTAAAGGAAGTAACCAAAGAAGGATTCACCACCCAGGACGGTAACCTTATCAGGGCTGATATCAGGGTTTGGGCCGCAGGAGTTAAGGGCCCGAATGTGTTTTCAGACCTGAGCAAGTTACCCATAACCCCCAGAAACCAGGTTGAAGTGGATGCCTGCATGCGGGTTAAAGGGCACACAGATATTTATGCCTTGGGTGACTGTGCACAGCTGATATTGGCTGATGGGAAGCCGGTGCCTCCCAGAGCACAGGCGGCGTCGCAAATGGCTGACACCCTGTACCACAATATCCTCAACCGCCTCGCAGGGCAGGCCGAAGCGCCGTTCGAATATCGCGATTACGGCTCTCTTGTGTCACTCAGCCGTTTTTCGGCTGTGGGTAATCTGATGGGAAATTTAAGGCGAGGCGACTTTTTCATTGAGGGACACGTGGCTCGCTTTATGTACCTCTCCCTCTATCATCGCCATCTTTCCAGTTTATTTGGCTGGTTTTCAGCGTTGGTGTATCGCCTGGCGCAAAAGCTGCTCAGATGGCAGCGGCCCAAGCTTAAGTTGCATTGA
- a CDS encoding LacI family DNA-binding transcriptional regulator, with protein sequence MKVTINDVAKYAGVSIKTVSRVTNNEPSVKQATIDKVNEAIKALNYQPNLAARNLAGTKSYVIGFIYDNPNAYYIIDMQNGILSACRDKGYELLIHPCDATAASICEELTALVKHARLAGLVLTPPLSEDPKILAALDSIDAHYVRIIAGDKTKESCGLTVLVNDRHGAVSITQHLIDLGHKHIAFISGDEQHESTKERFAGFCDALSLNNIALNPAFVVDGQYSFESGVEGAKRLLSMTPRPTAIVACNDEIAAGALFAARLQGVDIPRDISIVGFEDSPFSRQTWPKLTTVHQPNQKIAQVATELLIANRKEQRLDTARVFTPEPVVRDSSSNPL encoded by the coding sequence ATGAAAGTCACAATTAATGACGTTGCCAAATACGCCGGCGTGTCTATCAAGACAGTTTCCCGGGTTACCAACAACGAGCCCTCGGTAAAACAGGCAACCATAGACAAGGTAAATGAGGCCATCAAGGCACTTAATTATCAGCCCAATCTGGCTGCGCGCAACCTCGCTGGCACCAAGTCTTATGTTATCGGTTTTATCTACGATAATCCCAACGCCTACTACATCATCGATATGCAAAACGGCATTTTGTCGGCATGTCGTGACAAGGGTTATGAACTCCTGATCCACCCCTGCGATGCAACCGCCGCCAGTATCTGCGAAGAGTTAACTGCCTTGGTAAAGCACGCCAGACTGGCAGGACTGGTACTGACTCCGCCCCTGTCAGAAGACCCCAAAATATTGGCGGCGCTGGATAGCATTGATGCCCATTACGTACGCATCATTGCCGGAGACAAAACCAAAGAAAGTTGTGGCTTGACAGTATTGGTAAATGACAGGCACGGCGCAGTGTCTATTACCCAACATCTAATTGATTTGGGGCATAAACATATCGCTTTCATCAGCGGTGATGAGCAGCACGAATCGACCAAAGAGCGCTTTGCCGGCTTTTGCGACGCCCTCTCGCTCAACAACATTGCCTTGAATCCGGCGTTTGTTGTTGACGGGCAGTATTCGTTCGAATCGGGTGTTGAAGGGGCTAAACGCCTGCTTTCAATGACACCAAGACCAACAGCCATCGTCGCGTGTAACGATGAAATAGCGGCCGGCGCCTTGTTTGCTGCGCGTTTGCAGGGGGTTGATATTCCTCGCGATATCTCAATCGTCGGCTTCGAAGACAGCCCGTTTTCACGCCAAACATGGCCCAAACTGACCACTGTTCATCAACCGAATCAAAAAATAGCGCAGGTCGCCACAGAGCTACTCATTGCCAATCGTAAAGAGCAGCGCCTCGACACTGCCAGGGTATTTACCCCAGAGCCAGTCGTCCGCGACTCCAGCAGCAACCCGCTTTAA
- a CDS encoding TonB-dependent receptor, whose protein sequence is MRPSTFKKSVLATNIAILLGGAVSVGAVAAEAPVDTANIEKIEVRGIRASNKANINEKRFSNAVVDAVTAEDIGKLPDSDVGQALGRVPGVTVGRAFGQGSSVSIRGTDPLMTLTTLNGQNVASTGWYDQMNIDRSFNYSMLPAELIGGMEVYKTTQANLVEGGIGGTVIVKTRKPLDMEANSIFGSVKGEYGSINEEWAPEVSGLYSWKNEAETFGILVSGAYVDREYLRVGTEADLDWGGRSSIQPSSFLQSQERTALDATLQYRPTDNLEFGAHILSLKLGADSIGANMYINTDTNWGAGDSHCQQFNDAGVCTYSDTPESDPSDVFFQNWARKGEMTSDTFELNMEYDGDGYAIAAVAGKTKAEGGTQMSANFGYGWWGDKFKDIKWAGVVDATGKQIDINGRDMSFGIDNLDTTVGTSQWTGIQGPNTDEESYVQVDLDFDLDLGAINKFETGIRYTEHTFEKKEYRAVYGSLPNVFNSTDLYSGTMKLGYDEWTIPKANLDAMIDATVSLVDEFVYSRPAYGKIDEENLSLYGMFSFEGEGFRGNFGLRYIQSDVTSSGHVIDNSPADNLGINAGWSEEVHSVSDSYHDVLPSVNVAFDLADDLILRLAAGQAITRPNYDNLFLSTSSGYPDDRRGNEQITYGNPGLEPMKSSQADVSIEYYYGDGNLFAATYFIKDISNFIVATAPETKAIGVINNDLEVPADSWIVDSYMNAGGGSIDGIELQLNHAWDNGFGINANYTFTDGTAPAEVYTDNIGVFTEASKHTTNLVGYWENDTFSARAAYNWRSEYMVREYGKYYGNRMHDDFGTLDVTLGWNVTENIALRLELINLTAEDDVQYGAAGVGTAVKPALQDGYPTWSFKGETTYKLGASFNF, encoded by the coding sequence ATGCGACCATCTACCTTTAAAAAGAGTGTCCTCGCTACCAATATCGCAATCCTCCTCGGTGGTGCGGTATCAGTAGGTGCAGTGGCTGCCGAAGCTCCGGTTGATACTGCAAATATTGAAAAAATTGAAGTGCGCGGTATCCGCGCGTCCAACAAAGCCAACATCAATGAAAAGCGTTTTTCCAACGCCGTAGTTGATGCCGTTACTGCCGAAGATATTGGTAAACTCCCTGATTCTGACGTGGGTCAAGCACTTGGCCGTGTACCAGGTGTGACCGTAGGTCGTGCTTTTGGCCAGGGTAGTTCAGTGTCTATCCGTGGTACTGATCCTCTGATGACGCTCACCACCCTGAATGGCCAAAACGTGGCCTCGACCGGTTGGTACGATCAGATGAACATCGACCGTTCATTCAACTACTCTATGCTGCCGGCAGAACTGATCGGCGGTATGGAAGTGTACAAAACCACCCAAGCCAACCTCGTTGAAGGTGGTATCGGTGGTACTGTTATTGTTAAAACCCGTAAGCCACTGGATATGGAAGCCAACTCGATTTTTGGCTCAGTAAAGGGTGAGTACGGTTCAATCAATGAAGAGTGGGCTCCTGAGGTCTCGGGCCTTTACAGCTGGAAAAACGAAGCCGAAACCTTCGGTATTCTGGTTTCCGGTGCATACGTAGACCGTGAATATCTGCGTGTTGGTACCGAAGCGGATCTCGACTGGGGTGGCCGTTCTTCCATCCAGCCTTCAAGCTTCCTGCAAAGCCAGGAGCGCACCGCCCTTGATGCTACTTTGCAATATCGTCCTACTGACAATCTGGAGTTCGGTGCCCACATCCTGTCGCTGAAACTGGGCGCGGACAGCATCGGCGCCAACATGTACATCAACACCGATACCAACTGGGGTGCCGGTGATTCACACTGCCAGCAGTTTAACGATGCTGGTGTATGTACTTACAGCGATACCCCGGAAAGCGACCCATCAGACGTGTTCTTCCAGAACTGGGCGCGCAAGGGTGAAATGACTTCAGACACCTTCGAACTGAACATGGAATACGATGGCGACGGTTATGCCATTGCTGCCGTAGCCGGTAAGACCAAGGCGGAAGGTGGTACTCAGATGAGTGCAAACTTCGGTTATGGCTGGTGGGGCGATAAGTTTAAAGATATCAAATGGGCCGGTGTGGTTGATGCCACCGGTAAGCAAATTGATATCAATGGCCGTGACATGAGCTTCGGCATCGACAATCTGGACACCACAGTGGGCACTTCCCAGTGGACCGGTATCCAGGGCCCGAACACCGACGAAGAGTCTTATGTTCAGGTCGACCTGGACTTCGACCTGGACTTGGGCGCTATCAACAAGTTTGAAACTGGTATCCGTTATACCGAGCACACCTTCGAGAAGAAAGAGTATCGTGCCGTGTATGGCAGCTTGCCAAACGTGTTCAACAGCACCGATCTTTACAGCGGCACCATGAAGTTGGGCTATGACGAATGGACCATTCCAAAAGCCAATCTGGATGCCATGATAGATGCAACCGTGTCTCTGGTTGATGAGTTTGTCTACAGCCGCCCAGCCTACGGCAAAATCGATGAAGAAAACCTGTCTCTGTACGGTATGTTCTCTTTCGAGGGTGAAGGTTTCCGCGGTAACTTCGGTCTGCGTTATATCCAATCCGACGTGACTTCAAGCGGCCACGTCATCGATAACTCTCCGGCTGATAACCTGGGCATCAACGCCGGTTGGAGCGAAGAAGTTCACAGCGTCAGCGACAGCTATCACGATGTACTGCCAAGTGTAAACGTGGCATTCGACCTTGCTGATGACCTTATCCTGCGTTTGGCTGCCGGTCAGGCTATCACCCGTCCAAACTACGACAACCTGTTCCTGTCCACTTCATCTGGCTATCCTGATGACCGTCGTGGCAACGAACAAATCACCTACGGTAACCCAGGTCTGGAGCCAATGAAGTCGTCTCAGGCTGATGTCAGCATCGAGTACTACTATGGCGATGGCAACCTGTTTGCTGCTACCTACTTCATCAAGGATATCAGCAACTTTATCGTGGCAACTGCCCCGGAAACCAAGGCGATTGGTGTAATCAACAATGACCTCGAAGTACCTGCGGACAGCTGGATTGTTGACAGCTACATGAACGCCGGTGGTGGCTCCATTGACGGTATCGAACTGCAGTTGAACCACGCCTGGGATAACGGCTTTGGTATCAACGCCAACTATACCTTCACCGATGGCACTGCCCCAGCAGAAGTGTACACCGACAACATCGGCGTATTCACTGAAGCATCCAAGCACACCACCAACCTCGTTGGTTACTGGGAAAATGATACCTTCTCAGCCCGTGCAGCCTACAACTGGCGCAGTGAGTACATGGTGCGTGAATACGGCAAATACTACGGTAACCGCATGCACGATGACTTCGGTACTCTGGACGTGACTCTGGGATGGAACGTGACCGAGAACATCGCACTGCGTCTTGAGCTCATCAACCTGACTGCAGAAGATGACGTTCAGTACGGTGCTGCCGGTGTGGGTACTGCCGTTAAGCCTGCCCTGCAGGATGGCTACCCAACCTGGTCATTTAAAGGTGAAACCACTTATAAGCTGGGCGCAAGCTTCAACTTCTAA
- a CDS encoding tryptophan halogenase family protein, protein MKITKIAILGGGTAGWLAANHLGSELCADKEVEITLIESPEIPTIGVGEGTVPYIMKGLKRFGISEAELLANCDTTFKQGIKFVNWLDPERHGDNHYYHPFDSPYPGGMDISNYWLTQKDKRPFDDVGIQARICEKNLAPKRISAPEYQGELAYAYHFNALKFATLLAKNARERFGVKYLSATVTGATLDDEGAIASLNTKEVGNLAFDFYVDCSGFHSVLLDKVLKVPFVDKSKELLTDSVIVQQVPLKSGEALSPYTKATAHKAGWIWDIPLTTRRGTGFVYCSQYMSDEEAVTTFAQYLGMDESEISPRKIPMKIGYREKFWAKNCATLGLAQGFVEPLEATSILVTDFSAELLAKNFPRETSDIEALSPYYNDVITYVWERVIDFIKLHYCLSDRDDTGFWAANRDPNTWSETLKSRLAKFAVRPPQQSDFFTRFDLFDDKNFLYVLYGMGFSSRIKALDPREIEQSRQLLESNDTLAARAEEILMEHGKWLAGLKAAMARAS, encoded by the coding sequence ATGAAAATAACAAAAATTGCTATCCTGGGTGGCGGAACTGCTGGCTGGCTGGCCGCCAATCATTTGGGGTCGGAGCTGTGCGCCGATAAGGAAGTTGAGATCACCCTTATTGAATCGCCGGAGATCCCAACCATTGGTGTGGGGGAGGGCACAGTGCCCTACATCATGAAAGGGCTCAAACGCTTTGGCATATCAGAAGCCGAGCTGCTGGCAAACTGTGACACCACCTTCAAACAGGGGATTAAGTTCGTCAATTGGCTCGACCCCGAACGTCACGGCGATAACCACTATTACCATCCTTTCGACTCTCCCTATCCCGGCGGCATGGACATCAGCAATTACTGGCTGACCCAAAAGGATAAGCGTCCCTTTGATGATGTGGGCATACAGGCCCGGATTTGTGAAAAAAACCTGGCTCCCAAACGTATCAGTGCTCCCGAATATCAGGGCGAACTGGCTTACGCTTATCATTTCAATGCGCTGAAGTTTGCCACCTTGCTCGCGAAGAATGCCAGGGAGCGCTTTGGGGTCAAGTATCTGAGTGCCACAGTCACGGGTGCAACACTGGATGATGAAGGCGCCATTGCCAGTCTGAATACCAAAGAAGTTGGCAACCTGGCATTCGATTTTTATGTCGATTGCAGCGGTTTCCACTCAGTGCTTCTGGACAAAGTATTAAAGGTTCCCTTTGTTGATAAAAGCAAAGAATTGCTGACCGACTCAGTGATAGTACAACAGGTGCCATTGAAGAGCGGTGAGGCGCTGTCCCCCTATACCAAGGCGACGGCCCATAAGGCGGGTTGGATTTGGGATATCCCTCTTACCACCCGACGGGGTACCGGTTTTGTGTATTGCAGCCAGTACATGAGCGATGAAGAGGCCGTTACCACCTTCGCCCAATACCTTGGCATGGACGAGAGCGAAATATCGCCCAGAAAGATCCCGATGAAGATTGGCTATCGGGAGAAGTTTTGGGCCAAAAACTGCGCCACCCTGGGGCTTGCTCAGGGCTTTGTCGAACCCCTGGAAGCCACCTCGATATTGGTGACGGACTTTTCTGCAGAACTGCTGGCCAAAAACTTCCCCAGGGAAACCTCTGATATTGAGGCGCTTAGCCCTTACTATAATGATGTCATTACTTACGTTTGGGAAAGAGTCATCGATTTTATCAAGCTGCATTACTGTCTCTCAGACAGGGATGATACCGGCTTTTGGGCGGCCAATCGCGATCCCAACACTTGGTCCGAAACCCTCAAGTCACGACTGGCGAAGTTTGCCGTAAGACCCCCTCAACAATCGGACTTTTTCACCCGTTTTGATTTATTCGATGATAAAAACTTCCTGTATGTGCTCTATGGGATGGGCTTTTCAAGCCGTATCAAGGCGCTTGACCCGAGGGAAATAGAGCAGAGCAGGCAGCTATTGGAGAGTAACGATACCCTGGCTGCAAGGGCGGAGGAGATTTTGATGGAGCACGGGAAGTGGCTCGCTGGCTTGAAGGCGGCCATGGCAAGGGCATCATAG
- a CDS encoding SapC family protein, which produces MTAQYVPLNNTAHKNLKVKQALELAEFEKHHMLPLVVQEFMPAATSFPIIFAKNTDSGEYQPVAVTSLKPESNKFIKDGKWTQRYVPMQLRVAPFIAGPDETQEKLLIGINQNSTLLSEEEGVALFNENGEQTEFLQDRVKFIGQLFDFRELTKQFVKTLTDHDLLQPKTLTVNGKDGEKANYDGIYMVDEKKLHELSDEAKLELFNKGALSAIYAHLASLNQIDLVMGE; this is translated from the coding sequence ATGACTGCGCAGTACGTTCCTCTCAATAATACCGCTCACAAAAACCTGAAAGTTAAGCAAGCCCTTGAACTTGCTGAATTTGAAAAGCATCACATGCTGCCCTTGGTTGTTCAGGAATTTATGCCCGCAGCCACCAGTTTCCCTATCATTTTTGCCAAAAACACCGACAGCGGTGAGTATCAGCCAGTGGCTGTGACCTCTCTGAAGCCAGAGAGCAACAAATTTATCAAAGATGGTAAATGGACCCAGCGCTATGTGCCTATGCAGCTGCGCGTTGCGCCTTTCATCGCTGGCCCTGATGAAACTCAGGAAAAATTGCTGATTGGTATCAATCAAAACAGCACCCTGCTGAGCGAAGAAGAAGGCGTGGCGCTGTTTAATGAAAACGGTGAACAAACTGAATTCCTGCAAGACCGCGTGAAATTTATCGGCCAGCTGTTCGACTTCCGCGAGTTGACCAAGCAGTTTGTAAAGACCCTGACTGACCATGACTTGCTGCAGCCTAAAACACTGACCGTGAATGGCAAGGACGGCGAGAAAGCCAACTACGACGGCATCTATATGGTGGATGAGAAGAAGCTGCACGAGCTGAGCGATGAAGCCAAGCTTGAACTGTTCAACAAGGGCGCTCTGTCAGCCATTTATGCTCACCTGGCATCACTGAATCAAATCGACCTGGTTATGGGTGAATAA
- a CDS encoding substrate-binding periplasmic protein, with the protein MQTRSWFYALFISVSLAGALPCQAADASLVTTIPNSWQFTLLTEALKRSGTDYQISQLSSEMNQKRKVEEALEGNIDIFWSMTSAELERTVLPIRVPLFKGLLGNRLLIIRDADQGRFANVKNKQDFSAFRAGQNRYWPDATIIESNGLPLITSYKYKNLYPMLEGGRFDYLALGAQEIWDELAKHPDPALKVDSRVLLQYRSPAYFFVSPKRQALAEDLNLGLEAMIADGSFDRMFNKELKIDELYRIAKFNERVIIRLNTPDLSPQTPVNRPELWLDLFSMEGVK; encoded by the coding sequence ATGCAAACAAGGTCCTGGTTTTACGCACTGTTTATTTCGGTCTCCCTTGCCGGCGCCTTGCCGTGCCAAGCCGCCGACGCATCTCTTGTCACTACCATTCCCAACAGTTGGCAGTTCACTCTGCTTACCGAGGCGCTGAAGCGTTCGGGCACTGACTATCAGATTTCCCAACTTAGCTCCGAGATGAACCAAAAGCGCAAAGTTGAAGAGGCGCTTGAGGGCAACATTGATATCTTTTGGAGCATGACCTCAGCCGAACTCGAACGTACCGTATTACCCATCAGGGTGCCCTTGTTCAAAGGGCTGCTGGGCAACCGGCTGCTTATCATCCGTGATGCGGATCAGGGCCGTTTTGCCAACGTTAAAAACAAACAGGATTTCAGTGCTTTTCGGGCAGGTCAAAACCGTTACTGGCCCGACGCTACCATTATCGAATCCAACGGTTTGCCGCTGATTACCAGTTACAAATACAAAAACCTTTACCCCATGCTCGAAGGCGGTCGCTTCGATTATCTGGCGCTGGGCGCTCAGGAAATCTGGGATGAGCTGGCCAAACATCCTGATCCGGCGCTGAAAGTCGACAGCCGGGTCTTATTGCAATACCGCAGTCCTGCGTACTTCTTTGTTTCCCCCAAACGTCAGGCGCTGGCCGAGGATTTGAACCTTGGCCTTGAGGCCATGATTGCCGATGGCAGTTTCGATCGCATGTTCAATAAAGAGCTCAAAATCGACGAGCTCTATCGAATCGCCAAATTCAATGAACGGGTCATCATCCGCTTGAATACGCCGGATTTGAGCCCGCAGACGCCGGTAAACCGGCCTGAGTTATGGCTCGATCTGTTCAGTATGGAGGGGGTGAAATGA